The Deinococcus metallilatus genome segment CTCCAGCGGGTGTGCCAGTTCAAGACCGGCCAGCACGGGGCCTTCCAGGTCGGCCCGGTCGAGATGAACGGCGTGCTGTACTTCACCAACGCGCACAGCACCTTTGCGATCAACGCCGCCAACTGCAACCGCCAGTGGACTTCGACCTACACGCCCAAGACCGCCGAACCGCAGCCAGTGGACCGGGGCGTGGCCCTGTATGACGGCAAGCTCTTCCGCGGCACGACGGACGGGCACCTCATCGCGCTCGACAAGAACACCGGCGGCACCCTCTGGGATGTCTGGGTGGCGAACAGCAACCAGGGGTATTTCCTGAGCAGCGCGCCCATCGTCTGGGATGGCAAGGTCTTTATCGGCGAGGCGGGGGCCGACTGGGGCACCCAGGGGCACGTGTACGCCTTCGACGCCGACACCGGCAAGCTGATCTGGACCTTCGACGTGATCCCCACCGGCGACCAGCCCGGCGCCGACACCTGGGACAAGGCCACGACCACCGCGCACGGCGGCGGCAGCATGTGGACCAGCTACACTCTCGACCCCGCCTCCGGGATGCTGTACGTGTCGGTCGGCAACCCGGCCCCCGATTTCGCGGGCGACTACCGCCCCGGCAAGAACCTCTACACCGACTCGGTGGTCGTGCTGAACGCGCAGACCGGCAAGCTCGCCTGGTACGCCCAGCAGATCGCCAACGACTACCACGACTGGGACACCGCCGCCGCGCCGGTGGTCTACAACGCGAATGGCAAGAAGTACATGGCGGTCGCCGACAAGGGCGGGCACCTCTACATGTATGACCGCGCCACGCACGACCGCCTCAACATGATCCCGGTGACGACCATCCAGAACTCGGACGCGCCACTCACCACTGATGGCACCCGCTTCTGCCCGGGCACCCTGGGCGGCGTGGAGTGGAACGGCCCGGCCTACGACCCGCAGACCAACACGCTGTACGTGAACTCGGTGGACTGGTGCGCCACCATCAAGATCGGCCCGGTGCGCTACAACGCGGGCAGCGTCTTCACCGGCACCACCAACGGCTTCGGCACGTTTGACCCCCGCGCCAAGGCCAACGGCTGGACCCACGCCATCGACGCCAGCACCGGCGACATCAAGTGGAAGCGCGAGGCCGGGTCGCCCCTGGTGGCCGCCGTGACCCCCACGGCGGGCGGCGTGCTCTTCACCGGTGACCAGGACGGGAACTTCCTGGTGCTGAACGCGAAAGACGGCCAGGTGCTCTACAAGGCGGGCACCGGCGGCTCGGTCGCGGGCGGCGTGATCACCTACAAGCTGGGGGACCGTCAGTACGTGGCGGTGGTCAGCGGCAACACCTCGCGCACGATCTGGAACACCGCCGGTGACGAGACGGTGCTGATCTATGCCCTGCCGCAGGGGACGCAATGAGGCTTGGGGGCGGCCTGGCCCTCGCGCTGCTCCTGGGCAGCACCCTGGCCCTGGTCGCCACCCCGACGGACGCCGAACGCCAGGCGGCGGTCCAGCAGGGCGAGGCGCTGGCGGGGCAGCACCAGGGCTATCCGGTGCGTGACTACCTGCTCTACAGCGTGCCCGACGCGCTCTCGCTCACGCCGGGCGAGGGGTCGGTGGAGGCAGTGCAACTCGCCACGCCCCTGGAGCGCGCACGCTGGGCCGGGTACTTCCTGACCATTCAGGGCAAGCCGGTCACGCCCGACGCGGTGCAGCACATCGCCGACATGCCCGTGGACCGCGTCGAATTCATCGTGTACGCGCACAGCAACGGCCCCAAGGACCAGGACTTTCTCAAGGCGTTCGGCCCGGCGACGATGCTGATCGGGGAACAAGTGTTGCCGACCAGCGCGGTCAAGATGTCCGGCGCGTCCCTCGACAACTACCGTGACGCCGACGGTCAGGTGGTGTTCCGCTGGACCGATGCGATCACCTACCGCTTCCGCGTGCCCGAAGGGGCGACCACCGGCCACCTGCGCTTCACCGATGCGACTGGCAAAAAGTACGACCTGCCCTTCGACCTCAGCCGCTACCGCTGACCGAGCGGTTGTGGCAAGTTGTCGGCTTGGAGGAAGCGGAGGGGCCACGGGAACGCAGGCCGCCTGAATTTCAGGTCGCCTGCTACACGTTGTTTTTGGTCGTGGCGCACTGCCCAGGGGGGACAGTGGAGCGGGTGCGATGTGGCCCCCTCGCTTGACGCCGTGCTGTCTGGCGGCTTCCGCCCACCTCTCTGCTCCTCAACTTTGCAAGTCCCACCAGGGGAGAGGGTCAAAAACAACGTCATCTTGACGACGAGTGCCCTAAGCCCGCTCGTCCACCACACCCCGGCCCTCGTGCGAGGGGTCGAGGTCCAGGGCGTCGAGCTTCAGGGCGAAGCGGCGCTGGAAGTCCGCCCGCATGGCCTCCAGATCATCCCGGCTCTCGCTGCGGACTGTCAGGCCGACCCGGTCCGCGCCGAGCTGGGACCAGAGCCGGAGCGTGTGCTGCGTATGGTCCAGCCCGTGCCCGGCCAGCCAGAATGCCACCTCACGGGGAAAGAGTTTCACGCCCTTGACCTTCAGCATCCCGCCGACGTTGCCGAACACGCCGCCGGGCAGCCACCCGCCGCGCCGTCCAGGGTGGGTGGCTGCACACCGGGGACGTGGCCTGCGTCCATCCCGACGGACGGCTGGAAATCCTTGACCGGGCCGGGGACCTGCTGAATGTCGCCGGTCAACCTGTCTCCAGCGCGCAGGTCGAAGCCGTGCTGTACCGCCATCCCAGCGTGCGCGAGGCCGTGGTGGTGGCCGCCCCGGTGGAAGGCGGTGACGCCCCGGTCGCCTTCGTGACGCTGCACTCCAGCGCGCAGGTGCAGGGCCGCGAGCTGCTCGCCTTCGCCCGCCCGCATCTGCCCGCGCACGCCCTCCCCACCCGCATCGTGTTCACGCCGGAGTTGCCCAAGACCGCCAGCGGTAAGGTGCTGAAATATGTGCTGCGCGAGCAGGCGCGCGAGCAGGTGATGGGACAACCGGCGGACTAGAGCGGTGCCGTGATCGGTTGCCGAACCTTGCTGAGCCGAACGGACTTGCAAAGCTGCGAAGCAGAGAATGGAGGTGTTGGAGGTGCCTTTCCTCCAACACCGTACTTCGGACAAATGCTCTAAAGAAAGAGCCAACGCCGCCCCGGCTGGACGTGTCAACGGCACCTTACGATGGGACCCTGGCCCACAGCGGTGCCCTCCAGGGGGAGGCGGATCATGAAGCGGACGCATTACCTGCAACCCGGACGGACCTTCACCCAGGCCCTTCTCGCCAGTGTCCTGCTCACGGGCTGTTTCAGCCTGCTCCCCTCGAACGGCGGTGGTCAGACGAGGCCGCCCACAGTCCGCACCGTGCGCGCCGCCGACATCGCGGTCCCGAGCGGTTACCGGGTGGAGGCCGTCGCCACCGGCCTCGATTTCCCCACCGCCGTCGCCTTCGACGAGGGGGGCCGCGTGTATGTGCTGGAGGCGGGCTACTCCTACGGCGAGGTGTTCACCGTGCCGAGACTCCTGCGGCTGGAGCAAGGTGGCCGCCGGACCGAGATCGCGCGCGGCCAGAACCCTCCCTGGAACGGCCTGGACTACGCGAACGGGACCTTTTACGTCGCGGAGGGCGGCGAGATCGGCGGGGGCCGGATCGTCAAGATCACGCTGGACGGGCGGGTCACGCCGCTGGTGGAGAACCTGCCCAGCCTGGGGGACCACCACACTGACCGACCGGTCGTGGGGCGTGACGGGTACGTGTACTTCGGGCAGGGCACGGCGACCAACAGTGGGGTCGTCGGGCCGGACAACGCCGAGTACGGCTGGCTGAAACGCTTCCCCCAGTTCCACGACATTCCCTGCCAGGACATCACCCTTACCGGGCAGAATTACCGGACGGCCAATCCCCTGACCCCCGCTGCGGACACCGTGGTGACGGGGGCCTATCAGCCCTTCGGCACGCCCTCGCGGCCCGGCCAGGTCGTGCGTGGGCAGCTTCCCTGTGGCGGCGCGGTGCTGCGCGTGCCCCAGCAGGGGGGGCCGCTCGAACTGGTCGCCTGGGGGTTCCGCAATCCCTTCGGCCTCGCCTTCTCCCCTGACGGCTCGCTCTACGTCACCGAGAACAGCTACGACGTGCGGGGCAGCCGCCCGGTCTTCGGCGCCGGTGATCCGCTCTGGAAGGTCACGCCCGGCACCTGGTACGGCTGGCCCGACTATCACGCGGGCCGCCCGCTGAGTGAGGCGGACCACTTCACGGCCCCCGGTCAGCCCGCCCCGGCGCAACTCCTGGCCCAGCCTCCCGGGACACCGCCCAAACCGGCGGCCCTGCTGGGCGTCCACTCCTCCTCGAACGGTCTGGATTTCGCCCGCAACCCCGCCTTCGGAGACGTGGGTGAGGCGTTCGTGGCGCAGTTCGGGGACCTCGCCCCCGTCGTCGGGAAGGTGCTGGGGCCGGTGGGCTACAAGGTCGTGCGGGTGAACGTCACGACCGGGCGGGTGGAGGACTTCGCGGTGAACCGGGGTCCACAGAATGGCCCCGCCTCCAAGATCGGGGGGGGCGGGTTCGAGCGGCCGGTGGACGCGCGCTTCAACCCGGCGGGCGACGCCCTGTATGTGGTGGATTTCGGGGTGATGACCACCACGGAGGACGGCCAGCTTCCGCAACGCCAGACGGGCGTCCTGTGGCGCATCACCCGGGAGGGCGCACGATGAAACGCCTCATCCTCGTTCTGGTCGCGGCGGGCCTCACTGGCTGCCTGCCCGTGCGGCGGGATACCCCGCTGGTGGGCGACCTCCCGGGCCTCACCCCGGCCCAGGCGCGCGGACAGGTCGTGTACATGGCGAACTGCCAGCAGTGCCATCCGGGGGGCAGCGCGGGCCTGGGGCCTGCCCTCAACGACAAGCCGCTTCCCGGCTTCCTGATCCGTTTCCAGGTCCGGCACGGTCTGGGCGCCATGCCCGCCTTCGGGCCAAAGGACATCAGTGAGGCCGACCTCGACGCCCTGGTGGAGTATGTCGTGCGCCTCCAGGGTGTGCGGTGACCCGGCAGGCGGGGGGCGTGCGCGGGGCTGCGTCAGGGAAGCGGTGCCGTTGGCGCAGTCTGGGGGAGGTTGGGTTAGGCCCGCGTTTGACGGACTCGGCCGCTGGCTCAACCGCAGGAGGCTGCTCGCAAAAGAGCTAGACCAGCAGAGGCGACAGCCCGAGCGTCTTTCGAGACAGGCACCGCGCCAACACCTGTCTCTGTGGCGGCGGTCCGAGGGGTGCCCCCTTTCGCCGGTCCTCAGGGCGAATAGGTGCTGGGGAGGCTGGCGGCCCCGAACCAGTACGCTTCGAGCAGGTTCACCAGGTGTAGAAACTCGTCCAGGGTGGCGGGCTTGCTGACATAGGCGTTGGCCTGAAGGGCGTAGGCCTGTTGCACGTCGGCCTCCGCGCTCGACGTGGTGAAGACCACCACCACCAGGGGCGCGAGGGCCGGGTCCGCCCGCAGCGCGGCGAGCACCTCGAAGCCGTTCAGGCGGGGCATGTTGAGGTCGAGCAGGATCAGGTCGGGGAGTTGCCCCCTGTCCTTGGCACCCGCCAGGTGCTCCAGTGCCTCGACGCCGTCCCAGGCGACCTTCAGATGGATTGGGAACGTGGCGGTCTCCAGGGCGGCTTCCAGCAGGAAGACATCGGCGGCGTTGTCCTCCACCAGGAGCAGACGCACGGGATCAGACGGCATCGGGGCTTTCCCCGGGGTCCGGGAGGTGAAAGGTCAAGGCGCTGCCCTGCCCCGGAAGGGACGTGAGGTGGAGGCTTCCCCCGTGCCGCTCGGCGATCTTGCGGCACAGGGCCAGCCCGATGCCGTTGCCGGGGGACTCCTCGCGGCGGCCCAGACGCTGGAACAGGCCGAAGACCTTCTCATGGTATTCGGGGGCGATCCCTGGCCCCTGGTCGCGCACCGTGACGTTCCACGCGCCCGGCACACGTTCGGCGCTGACCTGCACGCAGGGCCTGGGGCCGCCGAAGGTGAGGGCGTTTTTGACCAGGTGCAGCAGCAGGTCACGCAGCCTTGCCGGATCGGCGTGGAGGGTGGGCAGAGCTTCCTCCACCCTGACCTCCGCGCCCGTTTCCTCAATCTGAGGCGCCAGCGTCTCCAGCACGTCCTGAAGCACCTGTCCAAGGGCGATGGGGCGGCGGACGGGCGGCGGGGCCGACAGCAGCGCCGTGTAGGCGTGGAGATCGTGGGTCAGGCTGCGCAGCCGCGCCGTCTCATCCAGCAGGAAGCGGATCATGCGCTCCCCGCCCTGGTCCACCTGATCGCGGTAACGCAGGTGGACCAGTTCCGCGAACTGCGCGATCAGGCGCACCGGTTCCTGCATGTCGTGGGCGATCACGAAGGCGTACTGCCGCCACTCGGCATTGGCACGCTCCAGGGCGGCGTTCAGCTCCCGCACCACGCTCAGCCGTTCGCCCAGGGCCGCCGTCAGGGCACGCTGAAGGTCCTGCGCCTCTTCCAGTTCTCCGGCGTGCCAGGGTTCGGCCCGCCCCCGCACCGTTTCGACGTACGTTTCAAAGGACCGGCGCGGCCCCAGCTTGCCCTTGGCCTGCTCCGGCGTCGCGCCGCCCCAGGCCACCGTCGTGGTGATCGCCGGGCGCAGCCACACCACACCCTCCGACCAGCCGTTCCCAACGCTGACGGCGAGCAGCCCGCTGGCCCGGTCGGTGAAGGCCGCCGCCGGGGGCCACTGTTCGGAGAGCGCGTCGGTGTGAAACAGGGTCCCTTCCCGCGTGCGGAGCCAGGCGAGCAGCGCCTCCACCTGGGCGGGTTCGGGCGTCAGACCCCTGGCCCGCCAGCGCCCCTCGAAGAACACGATCACGCCGCTGGCCCGCATCAGCCCTTCCAGGTCCAGCCCCTCGTCGGCGAAGGTGTCCAGCGGCGCGAGCGAGTGGGCGGCGGCCTCCACCAGCCGGGCATGGCGGGCCTGGAGCCGCGCGCGGAAGGCGTCGGTGTCCGCCCGGGCCTTGACCTGCACCTGGAGGCTCAGCAACCGGCCCAGATATTCGAGCGCCGTGCGCGTCCCGGGGGGCACCACGTAGGCGGTGAGGTGATGGCAGGAGATCAGCCCCCACAGCCGCCCCTCCACCACGATGGACACCGACAGGCTGGACGCCACGCCCATGTTCCGCAGGTACTGGAGGTGCATGGGGGAGGTCGCGCGCAGCACGGCCCCACCCAGCGGCGTGGGCTGGCCGGTCTGGGGGTTCAGCACCGGTTCCAGCGGGACGGGCGCGGCGTGCGTGTCCGCCGTGAGGCGCAGCAGGTGCCGCACATAGAGCGCCCGCGCCTGCGCCGGAATGTCCGACTCGGGAAAGCGGTGTCCCAGGAAGGGCGGCAGGCCCTCCCGGCGGGCCTCGGCGATCACCTCCCCGCTGGCGTCCCGGGCGAAGCGGTAGACCATCACCCGGTCGAAGCCGCTGATCTCCCGCACCAGGGCGGCGGCCTCCCGCGTCAGCTCCGCCAGGGAGGGCGCACTTTCCAGCGCGAACACGGCGTTGCGCAGGGCCTGGGGTCCGGTGGGATCATGCCCCTCGCTGGCCTCGAACTCCAGAATCAGCAGGTCCCCCACCCGGTGCGCGGTCAGGGCCGTGCGGCCGGAGGGCAGGTCCAATGTCGCGCGGTACTGGAGATGGTCGGGCGACCCGGCGGGCAGGGCGGCCAGCAGGGGCTGGAGGGCGGCCTCCGGCAGCAGGGTGGTCAGCGGGTTGCCCCGCAGCGTGTCGGGCGGGTGCCCGAGGTGTGGTCCGGTGTTCGCGCTCACCTGAAGGATCAACTGCGTCCCCGCGTCCACCGTCAGCAGCGCCCCCTGCGGCTGGATGCTGCCGGGAATCTGGATCGGCTCGCGGTCGCAGTTGTCGGGGGTGATCGTCGGCCCGCCCAGGTAGGTCGGCGGCAGCAGGTCCGTCGGCCCGCCGTCCGTCATGCCGGAACCCCGCAGAGGGCGTCCCCGAACGCCTGGAAGGTCTTCTGCGCGCCCCCGATCACCCGCG includes the following:
- a CDS encoding PQQ-binding-like beta-propeller repeat protein, giving the protein MTSSLKARYAAAGVLGLGGLTALTLALAATPASSASGSRSGPPFTAAQAKSGQQVYTASCQNCHGQQLQGGVGPALKGASFLSRWDNKPLSDLYNFTAHQMPLNAPGSLSQKQYLDVTAYILSQNGFTPGNKALDKNGLSTKLTSSGDRQQVQVPSQLPAPSRSVRQAVSTLPTQATLLKAADSDDWLMYNRDYLGQRYSPLDQITAANAGKLQRVCQFKTGQHGAFQVGPVEMNGVLYFTNAHSTFAINAANCNRQWTSTYTPKTAEPQPVDRGVALYDGKLFRGTTDGHLIALDKNTGGTLWDVWVANSNQGYFLSSAPIVWDGKVFIGEAGADWGTQGHVYAFDADTGKLIWTFDVIPTGDQPGADTWDKATTTAHGGGSMWTSYTLDPASGMLYVSVGNPAPDFAGDYRPGKNLYTDSVVVLNAQTGKLAWYAQQIANDYHDWDTAAAPVVYNANGKKYMAVADKGGHLYMYDRATHDRLNMIPVTTIQNSDAPLTTDGTRFCPGTLGGVEWNGPAYDPQTNTLYVNSVDWCATIKIGPVRYNAGSVFTGTTNGFGTFDPRAKANGWTHAIDASTGDIKWKREAGSPLVAAVTPTAGGVLFTGDQDGNFLVLNAKDGQVLYKAGTGGSVAGGVITYKLGDRQYVAVVSGNTSRTIWNTAGDETVLIYALPQGTQ
- a CDS encoding AMP-binding enzyme; translation: MACVHPDGRLEILDRAGDLLNVAGQPVSSAQVEAVLYRHPSVREAVVVAAPVEGGDAPVAFVTLHSSAQVQGRELLAFARPHLPAHALPTRIVFTPELPKTASGKVLKYVLREQAREQVMGQPAD
- a CDS encoding PQQ-dependent sugar dehydrogenase, whose protein sequence is MKRTHYLQPGRTFTQALLASVLLTGCFSLLPSNGGGQTRPPTVRTVRAADIAVPSGYRVEAVATGLDFPTAVAFDEGGRVYVLEAGYSYGEVFTVPRLLRLEQGGRRTEIARGQNPPWNGLDYANGTFYVAEGGEIGGGRIVKITLDGRVTPLVENLPSLGDHHTDRPVVGRDGYVYFGQGTATNSGVVGPDNAEYGWLKRFPQFHDIPCQDITLTGQNYRTANPLTPAADTVVTGAYQPFGTPSRPGQVVRGQLPCGGAVLRVPQQGGPLELVAWGFRNPFGLAFSPDGSLYVTENSYDVRGSRPVFGAGDPLWKVTPGTWYGWPDYHAGRPLSEADHFTAPGQPAPAQLLAQPPGTPPKPAALLGVHSSSNGLDFARNPAFGDVGEAFVAQFGDLAPVVGKVLGPVGYKVVRVNVTTGRVEDFAVNRGPQNGPASKIGGGGFERPVDARFNPAGDALYVVDFGVMTTTEDGQLPQRQTGVLWRITREGAR
- a CDS encoding c-type cytochrome, translated to MKRLILVLVAAGLTGCLPVRRDTPLVGDLPGLTPAQARGQVVYMANCQQCHPGGSAGLGPALNDKPLPGFLIRFQVRHGLGAMPAFGPKDISEADLDALVEYVVRLQGVR
- a CDS encoding response regulator; the encoded protein is MPSDPVRLLLVEDNAADVFLLEAALETATFPIHLKVAWDGVEALEHLAGAKDRGQLPDLILLDLNMPRLNGFEVLAALRADPALAPLVVVVFTTSSAEADVQQAYALQANAYVSKPATLDEFLHLVNLLEAYWFGAASLPSTYSP
- a CDS encoding ATP-binding protein — its product is MTDGGPTDLLPPTYLGGPTITPDNCDREPIQIPGSIQPQGALLTVDAGTQLILQVSANTGPHLGHPPDTLRGNPLTTLLPEAALQPLLAALPAGSPDHLQYRATLDLPSGRTALTAHRVGDLLILEFEASEGHDPTGPQALRNAVFALESAPSLAELTREAAALVREISGFDRVMVYRFARDASGEVIAEARREGLPPFLGHRFPESDIPAQARALYVRHLLRLTADTHAAPVPLEPVLNPQTGQPTPLGGAVLRATSPMHLQYLRNMGVASSLSVSIVVEGRLWGLISCHHLTAYVVPPGTRTALEYLGRLLSLQVQVKARADTDAFRARLQARHARLVEAAAHSLAPLDTFADEGLDLEGLMRASGVIVFFEGRWRARGLTPEPAQVEALLAWLRTREGTLFHTDALSEQWPPAAAFTDRASGLLAVSVGNGWSEGVVWLRPAITTTVAWGGATPEQAKGKLGPRRSFETYVETVRGRAEPWHAGELEEAQDLQRALTAALGERLSVVRELNAALERANAEWRQYAFVIAHDMQEPVRLIAQFAELVHLRYRDQVDQGGERMIRFLLDETARLRSLTHDLHAYTALLSAPPPVRRPIALGQVLQDVLETLAPQIEETGAEVRVEEALPTLHADPARLRDLLLHLVKNALTFGGPRPCVQVSAERVPGAWNVTVRDQGPGIAPEYHEKVFGLFQRLGRREESPGNGIGLALCRKIAERHGGSLHLTSLPGQGSALTFHLPDPGESPDAV